Proteins encoded within one genomic window of Ranitomeya variabilis isolate aRanVar5 chromosome 4, aRanVar5.hap1, whole genome shotgun sequence:
- the LOC143769494 gene encoding oocyte zinc finger protein XlCOF8.4-like has product MDMNKDKMVESILNLTLEILYRLTGEGYAIVKKTSSDHCRVPVSEGWEGNLSPITGSLPPLRTHGDINDQKILELIYKMIELLTGEVPIRCQDVTVYFSMEEWEYLEGHKDRYKDVMMEVLQPRTSPDDLTRNLDEQEHLITSDFKEEDFSITQVTYEDHAIFPDKASVVHNRDLSSDPIKLVLSSHLSQVIKENEILRQVVQNQRSQGKKTFKCSECGRCFNDKSNLIKHERFHTGEKPYSCLQCGKGFADRSNLVSHQKSHTGEKPYSCSDCGKCFTRKSNLENHKRIHKGEKPFSCSECGKCFTDPSSLVMHHRSHTGVKPYSCPECGRCFIRKSVLVVHRIRKHKE; this is encoded by the exons ATGGATATGAACAAAGACAAGATGGTAGAGAGTATATTGaatctcaccctagagatcctctaccGTCTTacaggagag GGTTACGcaatagtgaagaagacctctagtgatcactGTCGGGTGCCTGTGTCTGAAGGATGGGAAGGAAATTTGAGTCCAATCACAGGGTCTCTACCTCCCCTCCGGACACAtggggacatcaatgaccagaagatcctagagctcatatacaagatgattgagctgctgactggagag gttcctataaggtgtcaggacgtcaccgtctacttctccatggaggagtgggagtatctagaaggacacaaggatcggtacaaagacgtcatgatggaggttctgcagccccgcacatcaccag ATGACTTAACCAGGAATTTGGACGAACAGGAACATCTGATAACTTCTGATTTTAAAGAAGAGGATTTTAGTATCACACAAGTTACCTATGAAGATCATGCCATTTTTCCAGATAAAGCTTCAGTCGTTCACAAcagagatctgtcatctgatcctataaAGTTAGTCCTATCTTCTCATTTGTCACAGGTCATTAAGGAAAATGAAATTCTCAGACAGGTTGTTCAAAATCAAAGATCTCAAGGGAAGAAGACATTTAAATGCTCAGAATGTGGAAGATGTTTTAATGACAAATCAAATCTCATTAAACATGAGAGatttcacacgggggagaagccatattcgtgTTTACAATGTGGGAAAGGCTTTGCAGACCGATCAAATTTAGTTTCGCATCAgaaaagtcacacaggggagaaaccgtaTTCATGCTCagattgtggaaaatgttttacacgaaaatcaaatttagaaaaccataagagaattcacaaaggagagaagccattttcatgttcagaatgtgggaaatgttttacagatccaTCAAGTCTTGTTATGCATCATAGAAGCCACACAGGGGTGAAACCATACTCATGCCCAGAATGTGGAAGATGTTTTATCCGAAAATCAGTTCTTGTGGTACATCGGataagaaaacacaaggaatag
- the LOC143769485 gene encoding uncharacterized protein LOC143769485, producing the protein MNLDQGKMAERLLKLTLEILFHLTGEDYTVVKKTSSDRYQAPMSDGRRGTLSPILGSPPHPQIHEDINDQKILELTYKMIELLTGEVPIRCQDVTVYFSLEEWEYLEGHKDQYEDVMMEVPQPRTSPATSCKRASPERCDLPQDYPFFNQDEDLDSSNSPTIIKIEEIDDWDDEQCKEEIPTDNSSDGFTRSSEEHLISSNFKEDSGIPPNAYEKHAILPEKASTLHSKNLSSDPIKQLVSSHLSQTAKENEIQRRGFEHPRSQGKTSFICSECGKCYNHKSNLVRHKRIHRGKLPFSCSECGKCFTDRSNFILHQRIHTGVKPFSCSECGRCFTRKSILVLHQRIHTGEKPYSCSECGKCFIQKSDLLKHQRTHTGEKPYSCPECGKSFTRKSNFDIHHRSHTGEKPFSCSECGKSFIQKSDLLRHQTTHTGEMSYSCPECGKCFSDLSSLTTHEKIHKEEKPHSYSESGNDINQKPHLVTHPGSHAVDNPFSCLDLKPEKCFIQKSDFFSHQTISTGQMSYSCPECGKCFSDLSSLTTHEKIHIEKLNPGSQCEKFVNQKPHIVTHSRSQAVEKPFSCSVCGKCFTQKKSLIAHQRSHTREKPFPCSVCGKCFTWKSHLLTHERSHTGEKPFSCSECEKCFTRKESLISHQRSHTGEKPFSCSECGKCFTWKSYLVTHERSHTGERPYSCSECGKNFNLKSHLVTHQRSHTGEKPFSCSECEKCFTRKSILLEHQKIHIGQ; encoded by the exons ATGAATCTGGACCAAGGCAAGATGGCAGAGAGGTTATTAaaactcaccctagagatcctcttccatcttacaggagag GATTACacggtggtgaagaagacctccagTGATCGCTATCAGGCCCCTATGTCTGACGGGCGGAGAGGAACCCTGAGCCCAATCCTGGGGTCTCCACCGCACCCccagatacatgaggacatcaatgaccagaagatcctagaactcacctacaagatgattgagctgctgactggagag gttcctataagatgtcaggacGTCACCGTCTACTTCTccttggaggagtgggagtatctagaaggacacaaggatcagTATGAGGATgtgatgatggaggttccccagccccgcacatcaccag CTACATCCTGTAAGAGGGCATCACCGGAGAGATGTGACCTTCCTCAGGATTATCCG TTTTTCAATCAGGATGAAGATCTGGACTCTAGTAATTCTCCAACCATAATAAAGATAGAGGAGATCGACGACTGGGATGATGAAcaatgtaaagaggagattcccacagatAATAGCTCAG ATGGCTTCACCAGGAGCTCAGAGGAACATCTGATATCTTCAAATTTTAAAGAAGATTCTGGTATCCCACCAAATGCATATGAAAAACATGCCATTTTACCAGAAAAAGCCTCAACCCTTCACAGTAaaaatctgtcatctgatcctataaAACAGTTGGTATCTTCTCATTTATCACAGACTGCTAAGGAAAATGAAATACAAAGAAGGGGCTTTGAACATCCAAGATCACAAGGAAAGACGTCATttatatgttcagaatgtgggaaatgttataaccACAAATCAAATCTGGTTAGACATAAGAGAATCCATAGAGGGAAattgccattttcatgctcagaatgtggcaaatgttttacagATCGATCAAATTTTATtttacaccagagaattcacacgggAGTgaaaccattttcctgttcagaatgtggaaggtGTTTTACAAGGAAATCAATTCTTGTtttacatcaaagaattcacacaggggagaagccgtattcatgttcagaatgtgggaaatgttttatccaaaaATCAGATCTTctgaaacatcagagaactcacacaggtgagaagccatattcctgtccagaatgtgggaaatcttttacacGAAAATCAAATTTTGATATACATcacagaagtcacacaggggagaagccattttcatgttcagaatgtgggaaatcttttatccAAAAATCAGATCTTCTAAGACATCAAACTACTCATACAGGTGAAATGTCATATTCATGCCCAGAATGCGGAAAATGTTTTTCTGATCTCTCAAGTCTTACTACACATGAAAAAATTCACAAAGAGGAGAAGCCACATTCATATTCAGAAAGTGGAAATGACATTAACCAGAAACCACATCTAGTTACTCATCCAGGAAGTCATGCAGTGGATAATCCATTTTCATGCTTAGATTTAAAACCTGAAAAATGTTTTATCCAAAAATCAGACTTTTTTAGTCATCAGACTATTTCTACAGGTCAGATGTCATATTCATgcccagaatgtggaaaatgtttttcagATCTCTCAAGTCTTACTACACATGAGAAAATTCATATAGAGAAGCTTAATCCAGGTTCACAATGTGAAAAATTTGTTAACCAGAAACCACATATTGTTACACATTCGAGAAGTCAAGCagtggagaagccattttcatgctctgtatgtggcaaatgttttacacagaagaaAAGTCTTAttgcacatcagagaagtcacacaagggagaagccgtTTCCGTGTTctgtatgtgggaaatgttttacatggaAATCACATCTTCTTACgcatgagagaagtcacacaggggagaagccattttcatgttctgaatgtgagaaatgttttacacgGAAAGAAAGTCTTAtttcacatcagagaagtcacacaggggagaagccattttcatgttctgaatgtgggaaatgttttacatggaaatcatatcttgttacgcatgagagaagtcacacaggggagaggccgtattcatgttctgaatgtgggaaaaattttaacctgaaatcacatcttgttactcatcagagaagtcacacaggggagaagccattttcatgttctgaatgtgagaaatgttttacacgGAAATCAATTCTTCTtgaacatcaaaaaattcacataGGGCAGTAg